The following are encoded together in the Humulus lupulus chromosome 5, drHumLupu1.1, whole genome shotgun sequence genome:
- the LOC133778965 gene encoding uncharacterized protein LOC133778965 has protein sequence MTPPYDMAEVQTRAEGVFRVLEFQERAQKKSALISAPPTNNPPPPARDDKRRDKSKYTIAECHNLNNQIQALMRSGRLTQNIKEAGRPGTSRHNPASAPAPQASDPVHTASDSTQEPLKQVPMIHGIVELTENQEHITKIHKRMEERVKRYKSLGHTVNLVTSEDRSYPASAITFTDDDLKGVHLAHDDPLVISPQVDHCQLGRVLIDGGSGVNILFWEAFQKMGLEENQIRPSTTPILGFNSQRVYPKGVVQLIVVAAERTFPVDFLIIDSTTSYNTIMGRNWIHRMQGVVSTLHQVMRCQSPNGRYTVDIKGCQKQAKKCFLTLKEINSSGTASHNNSLDK, from the exons ATGACGCCACCCTACGACATGGCAGAAGTGCAGACCCGAGCTGAGGGCGTCTTCAGGGTCTTGGAATTTCAAGAACGTGCGCAGAAGAAGTCTGCGCTCATCTCTGCTCCACCAACAAATAACCCTCCGCCACCTGCTAGAGATGATAAGAG GAGGGATAAAAGCAAGTACACGATCGCTGAATGCCATAACCTGAACAATCAGATCCAAGCCCTCATGAGGAGTGGGAGGCTTACCCAAAACATCAAGGAGGCAGGCAGACCCGGCACCTCGCGGCATAATCCCGCTTCTGCCCCAGCACCGCAAGCGTCAGATCCCGTGCACACAGCCTCTGATAGCACTCAGGAGCCTCTTAAGCAAGTCCCTATGATCCATGGGATCGTGGAACTCACTGAGAACCAAGAGCATATCACCAAAATCCACAAGAGGATGGAAGAACGAGTGAAGCGATACAAATCATTAGGCCACACAGTCAATCTTGTCACTTCAGAGGATAGAAGTTATCCAGCCTCTGCAATCACCTTCACCGATGATGACCTAAAGGGCGTACACCTAGCCCAtgatgatccactcgtcatttcACCTCAGGTTGACCATTGCCAGCTGGGCAGAGTTCTAATCGACGGGGGCAGTGGGGTCAACatcctcttctgggaagccttccaGAAAATGGGGCTAGAGGAGAATCAGATCCGACCCTCCACCACACCCATTTTGGGATTCAACAGCCAAAGAGTATATCCGAAAGGCGTCGTTCAATTGATTGTGGTGGCCGCAGAACGCACCTTTCCAGTTGACTTTCTCATTATAGATTCCACCACAAGCTACAACACCATCATGGGGAGAAATTGGATCCACAGGATGCAGGGGGTAGTCTCAACTTTGCATCAGGTGATGCGGTGTCAATCACCCAATGGGCGCTACACTGTAGACATCAAGGGCTGCCAGAAGCAGGCCAAAAAGTGCTTCCTTACCTTGAAGGAAATAAATAGTTCTGGCACTGCCTCCCATAACAACTCCCTTGACAAATAG
- the LOC133778966 gene encoding uncharacterized protein LOC133778966, which yields MPPKGNGVSGPVAQSVPPANVGDQIDRMCRLLEASQMRSDEAIKTLTEAQARLEAEIAELRRFANTTRNTQENNNLDSGRPEVPIDRVSSPQQNMNLGSERSQGLPPPSGAEERRASLCDTHMQTDADPIGSARPTAEIRPQQTTRQSTHDTPTEDRVPLIWFLDSWKEDMMREMMQKFSDGRSVYATEHLDLVSRTTEKSPFSEWIQNEPKPQDFIIPSLPAFNGKGDLLNHLFQFQQKMVLEANNEAIQCKVFSMTFSGPALLWFRQLKSGSLNNFSDLRRNFLQQYNANREAPRTMANLYRIEQGENEHLKAYVQRFIDLVHQIHDVDPITVANLFVKSL from the coding sequence ATGCCACCAAAAGGCAATGGAGTGTCGGGTCCAGTCGCACAGAGCGTCCCTCCGGCGAATGTGGGCGACCAGATCGACAGGATGTGTCGCCTGCTTGAAGCGAGCCAGATGCGGTCCGACGAAGCAATCAAGACATTGACCGAAGCTCAGGCGAGGCTCGAAGCTGAAATTGCTGAGCTGCGCAGATTCGCTAACACCACACGCAATACCCAAGAAAACAACAATCTCGACTCTGGTAGACCCGAAGTTCCAATCGACCGTGTCAGTTCCCCTCAGCAAAACATGAACCTTGGTAGTGAAAGATCCCAAGGTCTCCCGCCACCCTCCGGGGCCGAAGAACGACGAGCCTCACTCTGTGACACACATATGCAGACGGATGCAGACCCCATTGGATCCGCTCGGCCAACAGCCGAAATCCGGCCTCAACAAACCACACGTCAATCCACGCACGATACACCAACTGAAGACCGTGTTCCCTTGATATGGTTCTTAGACAGTTGGAAAGAAGATATGATGAGAGaaatgatgcagaagttctcAGACGGGCGATCCGTTTACGCCACTGAGCATTTGGATCTAGTGTCAAGAACCACTGAGAAATCTCCTTTCTCAGAGTGGATTCAGAATGAGCCTAAGCCCCAGGACTTCATCATTCCTTCCCTGCCTGCATTTAATGGAAAGGGAGATCTGCTAAACCATTTATTCCAATTTCAGCAGAAAATGGTATTAGAAGCTAACAACGAAGCTATTCAATGCAAGGTCTTTTCAATGACTTTCTCCGGGCCAGCTTTATTGTGGTTCCGACAGTTAAAGTCCGGATCCCTCAACAATTTTAGTGACCTCCGACGGAACTTTTTACAACAATATAATGCGAACCGAGAGGCACCAAGAACAATGGCTAACCTCTATCGGATTGAGCAAGGGGAAAATGAACATCTGAAAGCATATGTGCAGCGTTTCATTGACCTCGTGCATCAAATCCACGATGTCGATCCAATTACCGTAGCcaatctcttcgtcaaaagcTTGTAG